One genomic segment of Alicycliphilus denitrificans K601 includes these proteins:
- a CDS encoding terminase TerL endonuclease subunit: protein MEFKALAADGKTAHGLSPVLAILDEIGQVRGPQSDFVDAITTSQGAHAEPLLIAISTAAANDADLLSTWIDDARQSNDPRIVCRVYEAPAGCDLLDESAWKAANPALGLFRSLDDLKEQMTQAQRMPSMENTARNLLLNQRVSTVSPFISPDVWQSCNRAVTAQLDGPVFVGLDLSARTDLTALVIVGQVDDVWQVQCHFWTPEIGLADRARRDRAPYDLWARQGLLHTTPGATVDYEHVAQDMAALLSELDVQAIAYDRWRIELLRKELDKIGADLPLVEWGQGFKDMAPALDALEAELLNGRIAHGGHPVLTMCAANAVVTKDPTGARKLDKAKATGRIDGLQALAMAMGVASRATEAQNVSFDAFTFV, encoded by the coding sequence GTGGAGTTCAAGGCGCTGGCCGCCGACGGCAAGACCGCCCACGGCCTTTCCCCGGTGCTGGCCATCCTGGACGAAATCGGCCAGGTTCGTGGCCCGCAGTCCGACTTTGTGGACGCCATCACCACCAGCCAGGGGGCACACGCCGAGCCGCTGCTGATCGCCATCAGCACCGCCGCCGCCAACGATGCCGACTTGCTTTCGACATGGATTGACGATGCCCGCCAGTCCAATGACCCGCGCATCGTCTGCCGCGTGTATGAAGCCCCCGCAGGCTGTGACCTACTGGACGAAAGCGCCTGGAAGGCCGCTAACCCCGCCCTGGGCCTGTTCCGCAGCCTGGACGACCTCAAGGAGCAGATGACGCAGGCGCAGCGCATGCCGAGCATGGAGAACACCGCGCGGAACCTACTGTTAAACCAAAGGGTTTCGACTGTCTCCCCATTCATCAGCCCGGACGTGTGGCAGTCCTGCAATCGGGCAGTCACTGCCCAATTGGATGGCCCGGTGTTCGTTGGCCTGGATCTATCCGCCCGTACCGACCTCACGGCCCTGGTGATCGTGGGCCAAGTGGATGACGTGTGGCAGGTGCAGTGCCACTTCTGGACGCCTGAAATCGGCTTGGCCGACCGCGCCCGCCGCGACCGCGCGCCCTATGACCTGTGGGCACGCCAGGGCCTGCTGCACACGACGCCAGGCGCCACGGTGGACTATGAGCACGTCGCGCAAGACATGGCCGCGCTGCTGTCCGAGCTGGACGTGCAGGCCATCGCCTATGACCGCTGGCGCATCGAGCTGCTGCGCAAGGAGCTGGACAAGATCGGCGCGGACCTGCCACTGGTGGAGTGGGGCCAGGGTTTTAAAGACATGGCGCCCGCCCTGGATGCGCTGGAAGCCGAGCTGCTGAATGGGCGCATCGCCCACGGTGGCCACCCGGTGCTGACCATGTGCGCCGCCAATGCCGTGGTGACGAAAGACCCGACCGGGGCCCGGAAGCTGGACAAGGCCAAGGCTACCGGACGCATAGACGGATTACAGGCCCTGGCCATGGCTATGGGCGTGGCATCGAGGGCCACCGAGGCGCAGAACGTGAGCTTCGACGCCTTCACTTTTGTTTAA
- a CDS encoding phage major capsid protein, whose protein sequence is MDDISRNALARARGALDVVAAGPGQSAGRSVGRLIRSLAMSDDMDAAAAFIEAQNWVEKDAIGRVMKAAVPGLHLGSLPADTITADFMAALRPYAVLSRLDKARRVPTKTRVIAFGAGAAAFRVGERKPIPISRASLVGIQIDSKPKVAGVSLATRELLAVPGIETDIALGLDLAAATGAAEDAVFLDPTVTGSILNGAPTAVSVGVNTTGVDADLQKAIELLLAAGGDLRDAAWVLSPAAAAKVAGLRGTGGAASFPGIGPNGGELLGLPALTSATAAGKLILIDQSGIIVDRDAGAEITRAESATLQLSDAPTEPPTAPEQLVSLFQTDAVAIKAVLHRGWAVRAGSVATYITGGTW, encoded by the coding sequence ATGGACGACATTTCCCGAAACGCGCTTGCCCGAGCCCGAGGCGCGCTCGATGTTGTTGCCGCCGGTCCTGGCCAGTCCGCCGGGCGCTCGGTGGGGCGCCTGATCCGAAGCCTTGCCATGTCCGACGACATGGATGCTGCCGCGGCCTTCATCGAGGCACAGAACTGGGTCGAGAAAGACGCCATCGGCCGCGTGATGAAAGCCGCCGTGCCCGGCCTGCACCTGGGCAGCCTTCCCGCCGACACCATCACCGCCGACTTCATGGCCGCACTGCGCCCCTATGCCGTCCTGAGCCGGCTGGACAAGGCCCGCCGTGTCCCCACAAAAACCCGCGTGATCGCCTTCGGTGCGGGCGCGGCCGCCTTCCGCGTGGGCGAGCGCAAGCCGATCCCCATCAGTCGCGCATCGTTGGTGGGCATCCAGATCGACAGCAAGCCCAAGGTTGCGGGCGTATCCCTGGCGACCCGTGAGCTGCTGGCCGTCCCCGGCATCGAGACTGACATCGCGCTGGGGCTCGACCTGGCGGCTGCAACAGGCGCGGCCGAGGACGCGGTGTTCCTCGATCCGACCGTGACCGGCTCGATCCTCAACGGCGCACCGACTGCGGTGTCTGTTGGCGTCAACACCACCGGAGTCGATGCCGACCTGCAGAAGGCTATCGAGCTGCTGCTGGCGGCTGGTGGTGATCTGCGCGATGCGGCCTGGGTTCTCTCCCCCGCTGCCGCCGCAAAGGTCGCAGGCCTGCGCGGTACAGGCGGAGCCGCATCGTTCCCTGGCATCGGCCCGAACGGTGGTGAACTACTGGGCCTGCCGGCCTTGACCAGCGCGACCGCTGCCGGGAAGCTGATCTTGATCGACCAGTCCGGCATCATCGTTGACCGCGATGCCGGCGCCGAGATCACCCGCGCCGAGTCCGCCACGCTGCAACTCTCTGACGCCCCGACCGAGCCGCCCACTGCGCCCGAACAGTTGGTGTCCCTGTTCCAAACCGACGCCGTCGCCATCAAGGCCGTCTTGCACCGAGGCTGGGCCGTGCGCGCCGGCAGCGTCGCCACCTACATCACCGGAGGTACCTGGTAA
- a CDS encoding MerR family transcriptional regulator: MLPIDAAARELEISVPTLKRWRRLGCPCVPGRRGRGHAALYDVAAIRAWRAAHGREALALELGTVLPGVLADAVFDAWRELEGPTKREKAGPMALALYACATAALDHLRAENASVPQFRAPFPEHFEYLRKIAAG, encoded by the coding sequence ATGCTGCCGATTGACGCTGCCGCCCGCGAGCTGGAAATCTCGGTGCCGACCTTGAAGCGCTGGCGCCGGCTGGGCTGCCCCTGCGTTCCTGGCCGGCGTGGACGCGGGCATGCCGCGTTGTACGACGTGGCCGCCATCCGCGCCTGGCGTGCTGCCCATGGGCGCGAAGCCTTGGCGCTGGAGCTGGGCACCGTGCTGCCGGGCGTGCTGGCCGATGCCGTGTTCGACGCCTGGCGCGAGCTGGAAGGCCCGACAAAGCGCGAGAAGGCCGGGCCGATGGCCCTGGCGCTGTACGCCTGCGCCACTGCCGCGCTGGACCATCTGCGCGCTGAAAACGCCAGCGTCCCGCAGTTCCGGGCACCGTTCCCTGAGCACTTCGAGTACCTCAGAAAAATAGCTGCCGGCTGA
- a CDS encoding AAA family ATPase, whose amino-acid sequence MKRDDYETMASKFDPVLPPLDDAPHFMADSVVLTCGADLTPQPVRWLWQHWLARGKLHILAGAPGQGKTTLALAMAATATIGGRWPDGSRCEQGNILIWSGEDDAADTLLPRLLASGAKKERCFFIDGARRDGEVVPFDPARDLVQLHAAIERIGGIQLLIVDPVVSAVTGDSHKNTEVRRALQPLVDLASACGCAVLGITHFSKGGQGTDPTQRVVGSVAFSAVARIVMVAAKVKGEEDGKDARVLARSKSNIGPDDGGFEYHLMQSEPIPGIQASRVAWGKAVEGSARELLTDPDEADGDGGTSARDAAQEFLTQLLSDGPTPTKTVQAEAKEAGISWATVRRASDALGVKKRKSEGGWYWSIPNLLIQVAQLAQPSNDEQVEQVDEQLAQNTEVL is encoded by the coding sequence ATGAAGCGCGACGACTACGAAACGATGGCCAGCAAGTTCGATCCTGTCTTGCCGCCGCTGGATGATGCGCCGCACTTCATGGCTGACAGCGTGGTGCTGACCTGCGGTGCCGACCTGACGCCGCAGCCAGTTCGCTGGCTATGGCAGCACTGGCTGGCGCGCGGCAAGCTGCACATCCTGGCGGGCGCGCCTGGCCAGGGCAAGACTACGCTGGCGCTGGCGATGGCCGCAACCGCCACCATCGGCGGGCGCTGGCCGGACGGCAGCCGCTGCGAGCAGGGCAACATCCTGATCTGGTCCGGTGAAGACGATGCGGCCGACACGCTGCTGCCTCGGCTGCTGGCATCCGGGGCGAAGAAGGAGCGGTGCTTCTTCATCGACGGCGCCCGCCGCGACGGTGAGGTGGTGCCCTTCGATCCCGCCCGCGACCTGGTGCAATTGCATGCGGCCATCGAGCGCATCGGCGGCATCCAGTTGCTGATCGTGGACCCGGTGGTGTCGGCCGTCACGGGCGACTCGCACAAGAACACCGAGGTGCGGCGGGCCTTGCAGCCGCTGGTGGACCTGGCCTCTGCCTGCGGCTGTGCGGTGTTGGGAATCACGCACTTCAGCAAGGGCGGCCAGGGCACGGACCCGACGCAGCGCGTGGTGGGCAGCGTGGCGTTCTCGGCGGTGGCCCGCATCGTCATGGTGGCCGCCAAGGTCAAGGGCGAGGAAGACGGCAAGGATGCCCGCGTGCTGGCGCGCAGTAAATCCAACATCGGCCCGGACGATGGCGGGTTCGAGTACCACCTGATGCAGAGTGAGCCTATCCCCGGCATTCAGGCATCGCGCGTCGCGTGGGGCAAGGCGGTGGAAGGATCGGCCCGCGAGTTGCTGACCGATCCCGATGAAGCCGATGGCGACGGCGGCACAAGCGCCAGGGACGCCGCGCAGGAGTTCTTGACCCAACTTCTGTCCGATGGGCCGACACCGACCAAAACCGTGCAAGCCGAGGCCAAGGAGGCTGGGATTTCCTGGGCGACCGTCCGCCGCGCGTCAGATGCGCTCGGCGTGAAAAAGCGCAAGTCAGAAGGCGGCTGGTATTGGTCCATACCCAACTTGCTCATCCAAGTTGCTCAACTTGCTCAACCTTCAAACGATGAGCAAGTTGAGCAAGTTGATGAGCAACTTGCCCAAAACACGGAGGTTCTATGA
- a CDS encoding CHC2 zinc finger domain-containing protein, with protein sequence MSFDKTRLPEPVSYYESQGLAFKERKGKWRTTACNFHGSTDSLRINTDSGSFVCMTGCGARGGDVLAYHQAAHGLGFIDAAKELGAWVDDGKDVGRTRPTPLPARDALVVLAAEANLVAVAAANVAHGVVLTQIDLSRLLTASGRISRIMEVFA encoded by the coding sequence ATGAGCTTCGACAAAACCCGACTCCCCGAGCCGGTGAGCTACTACGAGTCCCAAGGGCTGGCGTTCAAAGAGCGCAAGGGCAAGTGGCGCACCACCGCATGCAACTTCCACGGCAGCACCGACAGCCTGCGCATTAACACCGACAGCGGCAGCTTCGTGTGCATGACCGGCTGCGGCGCCCGTGGCGGCGACGTACTGGCCTATCACCAAGCTGCCCATGGCCTGGGCTTCATCGACGCCGCGAAGGAACTGGGCGCGTGGGTCGATGACGGCAAGGACGTAGGCCGCACCCGCCCTACGCCCCTTCCCGCCCGCGACGCGCTGGTGGTGCTGGCCGCCGAAGCCAACTTGGTGGCCGTGGCCGCTGCGAATGTCGCCCACGGCGTGGTGCTGACGCAGATTGACCTGTCCCGCCTGCTGACGGCATCCGGGCGCATCAGCCGCATCATGGAGGTGTTCGCATGA